In one Leptogranulimonas caecicola genomic region, the following are encoded:
- a CDS encoding tetratricopeptide repeat protein yields MKPHVPASHALNDFKSRLCAFGAFLCLMGFVGCANASTPSHGAVAPLAFWSLAILGILLGGAALFYRARLSGQPVPNASSGGAQALDPLALHRVQELLEGAPALQEDSFDLTSFFQQLLQAAEPLTFLKDALGDIRTREAKADGLFENPEHASAPSAYERFLAQELEDAKLLEAASQPIPLRFVAQPTRHLVGYRIDLAAYPFSYEVAAQRLTAALNRLLMAHHHCKNSPSPTLEQLLQAATYLEAMPQRQLRALVDPAAQEGAYREWDARHAIAWGLERLCTPYPFEAQFRLNLQAGLAAFAIPATDPEVMASRRWSFDLDRQVSATASMRTQASLDLCCKEALTCASLAFALCPQLSFVWVQGYVDNPQGHSCLLWAKLSRRQMKEAHLSSSQDGIDFFCRLGGTVGWDGAQCTPVDAGFSLEDPQLSPAWRTQRPEYSCREIPASYQGPLKAQEVAELSIDESQLRSSLMERILPSLGPRCQDAVSQVLALGGQHPEPTVAQARTRVAQHLVEGELDVTNGWEVLADFTSPDPVEQMLGHAMGSLQQEGIPALVARLSRQLKEHQASLEAAVDDGRPWRCFANYAERSLYNQFYGDLEPAPHLAPLSHLRGQLALSLLESQQGRHDQALLWALDARDLAPLYPPAQLQVARAYLELGDGAMAAQTLTDLLASTYDPGAAAQAYHLLNSAAMALEDTELAVACLAMATTYPTPVAALSAVFLSGLVASLDDPDEAGRMILETPRILESHQIPKAPTQKVLDALRKGAQAATNAEIFSVATDLTALLAQLESDQVMLSISKSMAL; encoded by the coding sequence ATGAAGCCGCACGTTCCCGCATCTCACGCATTGAACGACTTCAAAAGCCGCCTGTGCGCCTTTGGAGCCTTCCTGTGTCTTATGGGTTTTGTGGGCTGTGCCAATGCCTCGACCCCTTCTCATGGGGCTGTCGCCCCTCTGGCCTTTTGGTCTCTGGCCATCCTTGGCATCCTCTTGGGCGGCGCGGCGCTCTTCTATAGGGCGCGGCTCTCTGGCCAACCTGTCCCCAACGCATCATCAGGTGGCGCCCAGGCGCTTGACCCCCTGGCGCTGCACAGGGTCCAAGAGCTTCTGGAAGGGGCGCCCGCACTCCAAGAGGACTCCTTCGACCTCACCTCTTTCTTCCAGCAGCTGCTACAAGCCGCAGAGCCCCTGACCTTTTTGAAAGATGCCCTGGGAGACATCCGCACCCGCGAGGCTAAGGCAGACGGTCTCTTTGAAAATCCCGAGCACGCCAGCGCCCCCAGCGCCTACGAGCGTTTCTTGGCTCAAGAGCTGGAGGATGCCAAGCTGCTCGAGGCGGCTTCACAGCCCATACCCCTGCGCTTCGTGGCCCAGCCTACCCGGCATCTGGTGGGCTACCGCATAGACCTGGCCGCCTACCCCTTCAGCTATGAGGTGGCGGCCCAACGCCTCACCGCCGCCCTCAACCGGCTGCTCATGGCGCATCACCATTGCAAAAACAGCCCCTCCCCTACCTTGGAGCAGCTCTTGCAGGCCGCCACTTACCTGGAAGCCATGCCCCAGCGACAGTTGCGCGCCCTCGTCGACCCGGCAGCCCAAGAAGGCGCCTACCGCGAGTGGGACGCCCGCCATGCCATCGCTTGGGGCTTGGAGCGCCTGTGCACCCCCTATCCCTTCGAGGCCCAATTTCGCCTGAACCTCCAGGCAGGCCTCGCCGCCTTTGCCATTCCTGCCACAGATCCCGAGGTCATGGCCTCGCGCCGTTGGTCGTTCGATCTTGACCGCCAGGTGAGCGCCACTGCCTCCATGCGCACCCAAGCCTCCTTGGACCTTTGCTGCAAAGAAGCGCTCACCTGCGCCTCGCTGGCCTTCGCCCTCTGCCCTCAGCTTTCCTTTGTGTGGGTGCAGGGCTATGTAGACAACCCTCAGGGCCACTCCTGCCTCCTGTGGGCCAAGCTCTCCCGCAGGCAGATGAAAGAAGCTCATTTAAGCTCCTCTCAAGACGGCATCGACTTCTTTTGCCGCCTAGGGGGCACCGTGGGTTGGGACGGCGCCCAATGCACGCCAGTAGATGCCGGCTTCTCTTTGGAGGACCCTCAGCTCTCCCCCGCCTGGCGCACCCAGCGCCCTGAGTATTCCTGCCGAGAAATACCTGCCAGCTATCAAGGGCCTCTCAAGGCCCAGGAAGTGGCGGAGCTAAGCATCGATGAAAGCCAGCTGCGCTCCTCGCTGATGGAGCGGATCCTGCCCAGCTTGGGGCCTCGCTGCCAAGATGCCGTCTCCCAAGTGCTGGCGCTTGGCGGCCAACATCCCGAGCCCACGGTGGCCCAGGCGCGCACCCGCGTGGCCCAACACCTGGTAGAGGGCGAGCTCGACGTGACCAACGGCTGGGAGGTGCTGGCAGACTTTACCAGCCCGGACCCCGTGGAGCAGATGCTGGGGCACGCCATGGGCTCGCTGCAGCAGGAAGGGATCCCGGCTTTGGTGGCACGCCTTTCTCGGCAGCTCAAAGAACACCAGGCATCTTTAGAGGCTGCGGTGGACGACGGGCGTCCCTGGCGCTGTTTCGCCAACTACGCCGAGCGCAGCCTTTACAACCAGTTTTATGGCGACTTGGAGCCTGCGCCCCATTTGGCGCCGCTCTCCCATCTCCGGGGGCAGCTGGCCTTGAGCCTGCTGGAGAGCCAGCAGGGCCGCCACGACCAGGCGCTGCTGTGGGCGCTCGACGCCAGGGACCTCGCCCCGCTCTACCCGCCAGCCCAGCTGCAAGTGGCCAGGGCCTATCTGGAACTGGGCGACGGCGCCATGGCAGCCCAAACGCTCACAGACCTTCTGGCTTCCACTTATGACCCGGGGGCGGCCGCCCAGGCCTATCATCTGTTGAACTCGGCGGCTATGGCTCTGGAAGACACCGAACTGGCGGTGGCCTGCCTGGCCATGGCCACCACCTATCCCACGCCGGTGGCGGCGCTCTCGGCCGTCTTTCTCTCAGGGCTTGTCGCCTCCCTCGACGATCCTGACGAGGCCGGGCGCATGATCCTGGAGACGCCGCGCATTTTAGAATCCCATCAAATACCTAAAGCGCCCACCCAAAAAGTTTTGGACGCCCTGCGTAAGGGAGCCCAGGCAGCCACCAATGCAGAGATCTTCTCGGTAGCCACCGACCTCACCGCGCTCTTAGCCCAGCTAGAAAGCGACCAAGTTATGCTTTCAATCTCTAAATCTATGGCCCTTTAA
- a CDS encoding tRNA threonylcarbamoyladenosine dehydratase, with translation MTHPYTHLDSQPQAAEKRAPVPADAFGSDDRLYATGSADAATAPGLPGEDDPKQRLYRLFGPEALGRLAASRVAVFGLGGVGSWCMEALARGGVGALVLVDGDQVALSNINRQAIAFRDTVGQRKVAAAAQLVRRIDPALQLQLYDRFVLSEDVPALLDEIGPVDYVADCIDSIATKLALAQAAQDRGFALISSAGGANKVCPELVQVADITRTVNDPICRILRKECRKRGIRRLQMVYTPEQPVPVPMAPGATRKERTNLGTSSFVPPIMGMTMAGAIIRQLTGIDS, from the coding sequence ATGACCCATCCCTACACGCATCTTGACTCCCAGCCTCAGGCTGCCGAGAAGCGTGCGCCTGTGCCGGCTGACGCTTTTGGGTCGGATGACCGGTTGTACGCAACCGGCAGCGCCGATGCCGCGACAGCGCCCGGCCTGCCCGGCGAGGATGACCCCAAGCAACGTCTCTACCGCCTTTTTGGCCCTGAGGCCCTCGGGCGCCTGGCTGCAAGTCGAGTGGCGGTCTTTGGCCTAGGCGGTGTGGGTTCTTGGTGCATGGAGGCTCTGGCCCGCGGCGGCGTGGGCGCTCTGGTGCTGGTAGACGGCGACCAAGTGGCGCTCTCCAATATCAACCGCCAGGCCATCGCCTTTCGCGACACGGTGGGCCAGCGCAAGGTGGCGGCTGCAGCTCAGCTGGTGCGGCGCATAGACCCTGCCCTCCAGCTGCAACTCTATGACCGATTTGTGCTCTCAGAAGACGTCCCGGCCCTTTTGGACGAGATAGGACCCGTCGACTACGTGGCCGACTGCATCGACTCCATCGCCACCAAGTTGGCCTTGGCCCAGGCCGCCCAAGACCGAGGCTTCGCTCTCATAAGCTCGGCCGGGGGCGCCAACAAGGTCTGCCCCGAGTTGGTCCAGGTGGCAGACATCACCCGCACCGTGAATGACCCCATCTGCCGCATCCTGCGCAAAGAGTGTCGCAAACGGGGCATTCGGCGCCTGCAGATGGTCTACACCCCCGAACAGCCCGTCCCAGTGCCCATGGCTCCCGGCGCCACCCGCAAAGAGCGTACCAACCTGGGCACCAGCTCATTCGTGCCGCCGATCATGGGGATGACCATGGCGGGTGCCATCATCCGCCAGCTCACCGGGATCGACTCATGA
- a CDS encoding heavy metal translocating P-type ATPase produces MSVNTSSQPSELEAQACEAAKACDLEAHEERHCSDGSCAGEHGGHHHHHQAAPARELQEEPTFIFKVLDMDCPSCAKAVENAVRVTPGVKDASVNYATATLAVVADPAALPVDVERAVLSCVRSCGEDLELTQAQADRLDAERSWFETHRELALMAASGAGILGGLVAEYGFAASLAALGCYLAAALAGLAFVGPMAVASLRRHTADMNLLMGIAVAGALVMGFVQWAYGNLDLDVFRDGAVVIFLDQIGEWLEGWSMRKTRGSVESLAQLAPDIAHVVRPDGTTKDVELDQVEEGEVVRVLPGERVPLDGTVIAGASSFDEAPVTGESVPQDKGEGAEVFGGTLNTIAAVDVRVTSDADCGTLARIISQVQGAQAEKAPYEAFVDRFAAVYTPAVVAIACAVGLGVPVCLSVVAALLGMPMPDWSAWIWRALTLLVIACPCALVISTPVSFVSAISRAAHLGVLVKGGAYFDIGSKVDAIAFDKTGTLTQGEPALVSVAVLSERVSRQRLLALAAALEANSTHPLAQAVVKAAKDEGAPTLVAAQVAEKAGNGMTGQVEGLELSVGKPAFAAEQGALSDEAQAAVKAAAAQGATALVVRSPQELLGVIGLADSVRSTTPAALQALAHDGIRTQVMLTGDSAQVAQVVAKGLGEVQVAAELLPADKVQAIKGLQAQDHVVAMVGDGINDAPALASANLGITMGAAASDTALEVADVALMAGDLSQLPAFFRLSRRTMAVVRENIFFAIAVKATVLVLAVMGLAGMGAAIFADTGVALLVVLNGMRLMCAWDTRF; encoded by the coding sequence ATGAGTGTGAACACATCTTCCCAGCCCAGCGAGCTGGAGGCTCAGGCGTGCGAAGCTGCTAAGGCCTGCGATCTAGAGGCTCACGAAGAACGGCATTGCTCGGACGGGTCATGCGCAGGCGAGCACGGAGGCCACCATCACCACCATCAGGCAGCGCCCGCTCGCGAGCTTCAAGAAGAGCCCACCTTCATCTTCAAAGTGCTGGATATGGACTGCCCTAGCTGTGCCAAAGCGGTGGAAAACGCCGTGAGGGTGACCCCTGGGGTCAAAGACGCCAGTGTGAACTACGCCACAGCCACCCTGGCAGTGGTGGCCGATCCTGCCGCCCTTCCAGTGGATGTGGAGCGCGCCGTGCTCTCCTGCGTGCGCTCCTGCGGAGAAGACTTGGAGCTTACCCAAGCTCAGGCAGACCGCCTGGATGCCGAGCGCTCCTGGTTTGAGACCCATCGCGAGCTGGCATTGATGGCAGCCTCTGGCGCTGGCATTCTGGGCGGTCTTGTTGCCGAGTATGGCTTTGCTGCCTCGCTGGCCGCTCTTGGCTGCTATTTGGCGGCCGCTCTGGCGGGCCTGGCTTTTGTAGGGCCCATGGCCGTCGCCAGCCTGCGCCGCCACACCGCAGATATGAACCTGCTCATGGGCATCGCAGTGGCCGGGGCCCTCGTCATGGGCTTTGTCCAGTGGGCTTACGGCAACCTAGACCTGGATGTCTTTAGAGACGGCGCCGTGGTCATCTTCTTGGACCAGATCGGCGAGTGGCTCGAAGGCTGGTCCATGCGCAAGACCCGTGGCTCGGTGGAGTCGCTGGCGCAGCTGGCGCCCGATATCGCCCATGTGGTGCGTCCCGACGGCACCACCAAGGATGTGGAGCTTGATCAGGTCGAGGAGGGCGAGGTCGTCCGAGTGCTTCCCGGCGAGCGCGTTCCCCTGGACGGCACCGTCATTGCGGGCGCTTCCAGCTTTGATGAAGCGCCGGTGACCGGCGAGTCTGTGCCTCAGGACAAAGGCGAGGGGGCAGAGGTCTTTGGAGGCACCCTCAACACCATCGCTGCGGTGGATGTGCGCGTCACCTCCGACGCCGACTGCGGCACGCTGGCCCGCATCATCTCCCAGGTCCAGGGCGCCCAGGCCGAGAAGGCCCCCTATGAGGCCTTCGTAGATCGCTTTGCTGCCGTCTACACCCCGGCAGTGGTGGCCATCGCCTGCGCGGTGGGCCTAGGGGTCCCTGTGTGCCTTAGCGTGGTGGCTGCTCTTCTCGGCATGCCTATGCCCGACTGGTCTGCCTGGATCTGGCGCGCCCTTACCCTGCTGGTGATCGCCTGCCCCTGCGCGCTGGTGATCTCTACGCCGGTGTCTTTTGTGTCGGCCATCAGCCGCGCTGCCCATTTGGGTGTGCTGGTCAAGGGCGGCGCCTACTTTGACATTGGATCCAAGGTGGACGCCATCGCCTTTGACAAGACCGGCACGCTGACTCAGGGCGAGCCTGCACTGGTGTCGGTGGCGGTGCTGAGCGAGAGGGTGTCGCGCCAGCGTCTGCTGGCCTTGGCAGCGGCGCTGGAGGCCAACTCCACCCATCCCTTGGCTCAAGCTGTGGTGAAGGCCGCCAAAGACGAGGGTGCGCCCACGCTGGTGGCCGCCCAGGTGGCCGAGAAGGCCGGCAACGGCATGACGGGGCAGGTAGAGGGCTTGGAACTCTCCGTTGGCAAACCGGCTTTCGCCGCCGAGCAGGGGGCGCTGAGCGACGAGGCGCAGGCTGCCGTCAAGGCTGCAGCTGCTCAGGGCGCTACGGCGCTGGTAGTGAGGTCTCCCCAGGAGCTTCTGGGCGTCATTGGCCTGGCAGACTCGGTGCGCTCCACCACTCCGGCTGCGCTTCAGGCGCTGGCCCATGATGGCATTCGCACCCAGGTGATGCTCACCGGCGACAGCGCTCAAGTGGCCCAGGTGGTGGCTAAGGGTCTGGGCGAGGTTCAGGTGGCCGCCGAGCTGCTGCCCGCCGACAAGGTTCAGGCCATCAAGGGGCTGCAGGCTCAGGACCACGTGGTGGCCATGGTGGGTGACGGTATCAACGACGCCCCGGCGCTGGCCAGCGCCAACCTGGGCATCACCATGGGCGCCGCTGCCTCTGACACGGCGCTGGAGGTGGCAGATGTGGCCCTTATGGCAGGGGATCTCTCCCAGCTACCTGCGTTCTTTAGGCTGTCTAGGCGCACCATGGCGGTGGTGCGCGAGAACATCTTCTTTGCTATCGCGGTGAAGGCGACGGTGCTGGTGCTCGCAGTGATGGGCTTGGCGGGCATGGGGGCTGCCATCTTTGCCGACACCGGCGTGGCGCTTTTGGTGGTTCTTAACGGAATGCGTCTTATGTGCGCCTGGGACACCCGCTTCTAG
- a CDS encoding ArsR/SmtB family transcription factor, translated as MSDSQLPLTPPTPLAQPLELSDLLGDEEVVYTATQIFDALSDYTRFQILSALMVGERSVGELQEICSVSQSAISHQLRLLRDRGLVTQRREGQRSIYALADDHVAMLIAVGLEHANEMKIGA; from the coding sequence ATGAGCGATTCTCAACTCCCCCTCACCCCGCCGACTCCTTTGGCGCAGCCCCTGGAGCTTTCGGATCTTCTGGGCGATGAAGAGGTGGTCTATACCGCCACTCAAATCTTCGACGCCCTCTCTGACTACACGCGCTTCCAAATCTTGTCGGCGCTCATGGTGGGGGAGCGGTCAGTGGGGGAGCTGCAGGAGATTTGCTCGGTGTCTCAATCGGCCATCTCTCATCAGCTGCGCCTTCTGCGGGATCGAGGACTGGTGACTCAGCGCCGCGAGGGCCAACGATCCATCTACGCGCTGGCAGACGACCATGTGGCCATGCTCATCGCTGTGGGCTTGGAGCACGCCAATGAGATGAAGATCGGAGCGTAG
- a CDS encoding TatD family hydrolase: MNMRAARLTKPSYASPASPSVPASPARVFALAARPFCAPAAEKGASQQYGAAAEAGVSRQGSQDASLHNAAPLVDMHLHLDWYGDPGAFARGLSARGAGCLGCTVEPCGYEMLTPLVAGVERVHPALGLHPWYMGEKLVLLRKLDAFCQLAQETRFIGEVGLDFGKAHRESAERQRAAFARVCEAVQPGSVMSIHSVHSASAVLDVLEASGRLADCTCIFHWFSGTSKELARAREAGCFFSVGPFMLKSRRGREYARQIPAAQLLLESDLPECPGTPGDAAAHAALLEETRHAIAELKGL; this comes from the coding sequence ATGAATATGCGAGCCGCCCGTCTCACAAAACCCAGCTATGCCTCGCCCGCATCGCCCTCTGTGCCTGCCTCGCCGGCCCGCGTCTTTGCGCTGGCCGCGCGCCCCTTTTGCGCCCCTGCTGCCGAGAAGGGCGCGTCTCAGCAATATGGAGCAGCTGCCGAGGCGGGGGTTTCTCGGCAAGGCAGCCAAGATGCTTCTTTGCATAACGCCGCGCCTCTTGTGGACATGCACCTGCATCTGGATTGGTATGGCGATCCTGGGGCATTCGCCCGGGGGTTGAGTGCGCGCGGTGCGGGCTGCTTGGGCTGCACGGTGGAGCCTTGCGGCTATGAGATGCTGACGCCGCTGGTGGCCGGCGTCGAGCGGGTGCATCCGGCCCTGGGGCTGCATCCCTGGTATATGGGGGAGAAGCTGGTCTTGCTGCGCAAGCTGGATGCCTTTTGCCAGCTGGCGCAAGAGACGCGCTTTATTGGCGAGGTGGGGCTGGACTTTGGCAAGGCGCACCGGGAGAGCGCGGAGCGGCAGCGGGCGGCTTTTGCCCGGGTGTGCGAGGCGGTGCAGCCGGGCTCGGTGATGTCGATCCACAGCGTGCACTCGGCATCTGCGGTGCTCGATGTGCTGGAGGCCAGCGGCCGCCTGGCCGACTGCACCTGCATCTTCCACTGGTTTAGCGGCACTTCCAAAGAGCTGGCGAGGGCCCGGGAGGCAGGGTGCTTTTTCTCGGTGGGGCCTTTCATGCTCAAGAGCCGTCGAGGCAGGGAGTACGCTCGCCAGATTCCCGCAGCGCAGCTGCTGCTGGAGAGCGACTTGCCAGAGTGCCCTGGCACTCCAGGCGATGCGGCTGCCCATGCGGCGTTGCTGGAAGAGACGCGGCACGCCATTGCAGAGCTCAAGGGGTTGTAA
- a CDS encoding threonine/serine exporter family protein, which yields MKRTAAAPLTSYLDAKRPHHMGVAWHEYLTNPDALAPEATLDDKVSVILRTGQLTLSSGDSAWRVRDFMNRVAHVLGVTVHADISLVNIEATCIQGDQSITEVVANAQAGVNTERVLYLEHYIHEVEALGPELAIGAFHDLLDVIESRPPARTTWQSGLASGIACGSFVFLLGGDLIQMGGAALGAGFGQYVRKRLGERHVNQFVCVAAAVAVSCIIYFLWLLALSLGLPDAFSHEEGYIGALLFVIPGFPLITSGFDLFQFEMRSGIERLAYALSIILTGTAMGLLVAMAVQLSPADFQPQGLGPLALTLLRLVFSFLGVYGFSVMFNSTPQMCFTAACIGALANTTRLSLTSFGAWPPEAAAFIGAFVAGLLAAVCNKRHAIPRTAITVPSIVIMVPGLYMYRAVYYMGVAQATDAIDWLIRAAIIVVFLPIGLLAARVLTDERWRCSS from the coding sequence TTGAAGCGCACCGCTGCCGCCCCGCTTACCTCTTATTTGGATGCCAAGCGTCCTCACCACATGGGCGTGGCCTGGCATGAATACCTCACCAATCCCGACGCCCTTGCCCCTGAGGCGACGTTGGATGACAAGGTCTCTGTGATATTGCGCACCGGTCAGCTGACCCTCTCTTCGGGGGACTCGGCCTGGCGGGTGCGCGACTTCATGAACCGGGTGGCCCATGTGCTGGGGGTCACTGTCCATGCGGATATCTCCCTGGTAAACATCGAGGCTACCTGCATACAGGGGGATCAGTCCATCACCGAGGTGGTGGCCAATGCGCAGGCTGGCGTCAACACCGAGCGCGTGCTCTATCTTGAGCACTATATCCATGAGGTGGAGGCCTTGGGCCCCGAGCTTGCCATCGGCGCCTTCCATGACCTGTTGGACGTCATCGAGTCCAGGCCCCCGGCGCGCACTACCTGGCAGAGCGGCCTTGCCTCAGGCATCGCCTGCGGCTCCTTCGTCTTCTTGCTGGGCGGCGACCTTATTCAGATGGGCGGCGCGGCTCTGGGCGCCGGCTTTGGCCAGTACGTGCGCAAGCGCTTGGGTGAGCGCCATGTCAACCAGTTTGTCTGCGTGGCGGCTGCAGTGGCGGTCTCCTGCATCATCTATTTCCTCTGGCTTTTGGCGTTGAGCCTGGGGCTTCCTGACGCCTTCTCCCATGAGGAAGGCTATATTGGCGCACTACTCTTCGTGATTCCAGGATTCCCCCTCATCACCTCGGGCTTCGACCTCTTCCAGTTCGAGATGCGAAGCGGCATCGAGCGGCTGGCCTACGCGCTCTCCATCATCCTCACCGGAACGGCCATGGGGCTTTTGGTGGCCATGGCGGTACAGCTTTCCCCAGCCGACTTCCAGCCTCAGGGCTTAGGCCCTCTCGCCCTTACGCTCCTGCGGCTGGTCTTTTCCTTTTTGGGAGTCTATGGCTTCTCGGTCATGTTCAATTCCACCCCCCAAATGTGCTTCACTGCAGCCTGCATAGGCGCGCTGGCCAACACGACGCGCCTCTCGCTCACCAGCTTTGGCGCATGGCCGCCCGAGGCGGCGGCATTTATCGGCGCCTTTGTGGCCGGGCTTTTGGCAGCCGTCTGCAACAAGCGGCATGCCATTCCTCGCACCGCCATCACCGTGCCTTCCATCGTCATCATGGTTCCCGGGCTCTACATGTATCGCGCGGTCTACTACATGGGCGTGGCCCAAGCCACCGACGCCATCGACTGGCTTATCCGCGCCGCCATCATCGTAGTCTTTTTGCCCATTGGCCTTTTGGCTGCCCGCGTCTTGACCGACGAGCGCTGGAGGTGCAGCTCATGA
- a CDS encoding tetratricopeptide repeat protein: MVSMPVNSHDAREDAGSLRATSPSLFNAERAALRLVADIYPIESLKAQVHSLCASAAQDPVAHFFCESLKDAGLYDLPDDAPVWASWNRISHLPCLDIQGRVTPATVKGVRRVETALIRSVWAFRVAMFQGVSDPAFFYEVATQMDCHLASTLAPDLHPARIPQSEWQCRSSVAQMLTSLPISFRTDPDFRLNRAQGLMAFSFTAPDPELVPRRLTPTGEVATFPERASYAAQVSCSLALALCALGFSISSDISQVWVEARNPADPACPCLLSAKIDRAAFDAVDLDNCDAREVLAGWNAVHLAADKSLAPIAATFSLAHPALSPKDCQRAPLQASSPLEGSQAQGLGTSCEADLACSSDPARELEAETLCRQLTGSCAHDVHVILAAIHKSSDDLFCQAGEHVVQSLIDGTLDGDDPDALMEAFMGVDTIAPLLREAHRLLCTPDASPNRLKQLKDAIYGQLLARGDLNQPDTANECYRWFSTYAERQLYNCLISDERQVHLVSNLSFQALSILTRLAIRLKDFDQALAWGLRAVGIAPLYATASLRLARILRMTGDQKAAKTTLCSALLWAHDPEAIGALYLSLGSLLADIGATQQARAALKKAAHLGVTVSGEAQVRLSNLEKLPAHVPHAQSVGDYPAAAVAQGTSFSASGDAAAPDPRDGSDAPSLADEEILESAGIPLAPTPQVDAAVAHGAEAAVDAGLFCVGRDLAGLLGLMRQDRTMVSMVKSLV; this comes from the coding sequence ATGGTATCGATGCCCGTAAATTCCCACGACGCCCGAGAGGACGCCGGTTCCCTGCGCGCTACGTCGCCCAGCCTCTTCAACGCTGAGCGCGCGGCTCTGCGTCTGGTGGCAGACATCTATCCCATTGAGTCCCTCAAGGCCCAGGTTCACAGCCTTTGCGCCAGCGCCGCCCAAGATCCAGTGGCCCACTTCTTTTGCGAGTCCCTTAAAGACGCCGGGCTCTATGATCTGCCTGACGACGCTCCTGTATGGGCTTCTTGGAACCGCATCTCCCACTTGCCTTGCTTAGACATCCAAGGGCGGGTCACTCCCGCCACCGTCAAGGGGGTGCGCAGGGTAGAGACCGCGCTCATCCGCAGCGTCTGGGCTTTTCGCGTGGCGATGTTCCAGGGCGTCTCTGACCCCGCGTTCTTCTATGAGGTGGCCACTCAGATGGACTGCCATCTGGCAAGCACCCTGGCGCCGGATCTGCATCCTGCCAGGATCCCTCAAAGCGAGTGGCAGTGCCGCTCCTCTGTGGCACAGATGCTCACCTCGCTGCCCATCTCTTTTCGCACAGACCCAGACTTTCGCCTCAATCGCGCCCAAGGCCTCATGGCCTTCTCCTTCACTGCCCCAGACCCAGAGCTTGTTCCCCGACGCCTTACCCCCACCGGCGAGGTGGCCACGTTTCCCGAGCGCGCCAGCTACGCCGCCCAGGTGAGCTGCAGTCTGGCACTGGCGCTCTGCGCCTTGGGATTCTCGATATCCTCCGACATCTCCCAGGTGTGGGTGGAAGCCAGAAACCCTGCCGACCCCGCATGCCCCTGCCTGCTCTCAGCAAAGATAGACAGGGCCGCATTTGATGCCGTCGATTTGGACAACTGCGATGCCCGCGAGGTCCTCGCGGGCTGGAATGCCGTCCATTTGGCTGCCGATAAGAGCCTGGCCCCCATTGCCGCCACCTTCTCCTTAGCCCATCCGGCCCTGAGTCCCAAAGATTGTCAGCGGGCTCCCCTACAAGCATCATCGCCCCTAGAAGGCTCACAAGCCCAAGGGCTCGGCACTTCCTGTGAAGCGGACCTTGCTTGTTCCAGCGACCCCGCTCGCGAGCTTGAGGCAGAGACTCTGTGCAGGCAGCTCACCGGCTCCTGCGCCCACGACGTCCATGTGATCCTTGCGGCTATCCACAAAAGCTCTGACGATCTGTTTTGCCAGGCAGGCGAGCATGTGGTGCAGTCCCTGATCGACGGCACGCTCGATGGCGACGATCCTGATGCCCTGATGGAAGCCTTCATGGGCGTCGACACCATCGCCCCGCTCCTCAGAGAGGCCCACCGCCTGCTCTGCACCCCTGACGCCAGCCCCAACCGCCTCAAGCAGCTCAAAGACGCCATCTATGGGCAGCTGCTGGCCCGGGGCGACCTCAATCAGCCAGATACTGCCAATGAGTGCTATCGCTGGTTTAGCACCTACGCAGAGCGCCAGCTCTACAACTGCCTCATCTCAGACGAACGCCAGGTGCACCTGGTCTCCAACCTCTCCTTCCAAGCATTGAGCATCCTCACCCGCCTGGCTATCCGCCTTAAAGACTTCGATCAGGCGCTTGCTTGGGGTCTGCGCGCCGTAGGCATCGCCCCTCTCTATGCCACTGCGTCGCTGCGTCTGGCTCGCATCTTGAGGATGACCGGCGATCAAAAGGCCGCCAAGACTACCCTGTGCTCTGCGCTCCTCTGGGCCCATGACCCCGAGGCCATCGGCGCCCTCTACTTGAGCCTTGGCTCGCTTTTGGCAGACATTGGCGCCACACAGCAGGCGCGAGCAGCCCTCAAAAAGGCTGCCCATCTGGGAGTCACCGTATCCGGCGAAGCACAGGTGCGCTTGTCCAACCTGGAAAAACTCCCTGCCCATGTACCCCATGCACAAAGTGTCGGGGACTACCCAGCGGCTGCCGTTGCCCAAGGCACGTCCTTCTCGGCGTCCGGGGACGCTGCTGCGCCAGACCCTAGGGATGGCTCAGATGCCCCCAGCCTCGCCGACGAGGAGATCTTGGAGTCCGCGGGCATTCCTCTCGCCCCTACACCCCAGGTAGACGCCGCCGTTGCCCATGGCGCAGAGGCTGCGGTGGACGCCGGCCTCTTTTGTGTGGGCCGCGACCTGGCAGGCCTTTTGGGCCTTATGCGCCAAGATCGCACCATGGTCTCCATGGTGAAGTCGCTGGTGTAG